Proteins encoded within one genomic window of Flavobacterium sp. NG2:
- a CDS encoding pyridoxal phosphate-dependent aminotransferase yields MNPLSDRINNLATSQTLAMAALARELKAQGKDIISLSLGEPDFNTPDFIKEAAKQAIDDNYSTYSPVDGYGDLKEAICRKFKRDNDLDYKPSQIVVSTGAKQSLYNIAQVMLNDGDEVILPAPYWVSYFEIVKLSGGVPVEVPTSIETDFKITPAQLEAAITPKTKMMWFSSPCNPSGSVYSREELTALAEVLAKHPNIYVVADEIYEHINFSGTFCSIASVPGMFDKTITVNGVAKAFAMTGYRIGYIGAPEFIAKACTKIQGQVTSGANSIAQRATITAVDADPSVLNHMVQAFHSRRDLVVGLLKEIPGIKINVPEGAFYVFPDVSSFFGKTLKGTEIKDAMDLSMYLLAEANVATVTGDAFGNPDCIRFSYATSDDILKEALKRIKDALAG; encoded by the coding sequence ATGAACCCACTTTCAGACAGGATTAACAATCTAGCAACATCACAAACATTAGCCATGGCTGCTTTGGCTAGAGAATTAAAAGCACAAGGAAAAGACATCATCAGTTTAAGTTTAGGAGAGCCTGACTTTAATACGCCTGACTTCATCAAAGAAGCTGCAAAACAAGCAATCGATGATAACTACAGCACCTATTCTCCAGTGGATGGATACGGTGATTTAAAAGAAGCTATCTGCAGAAAATTTAAAAGAGACAACGACTTAGATTACAAACCATCACAAATCGTAGTTTCAACAGGAGCAAAACAATCTTTATACAACATTGCCCAAGTAATGTTAAACGATGGTGACGAAGTAATTCTTCCTGCTCCATACTGGGTTTCGTATTTCGAAATCGTAAAATTATCAGGTGGAGTTCCTGTAGAAGTGCCTACTTCTATCGAAACAGATTTCAAAATCACACCAGCTCAACTTGAAGCCGCTATCACACCAAAAACAAAAATGATGTGGTTCTCTTCTCCATGTAATCCTTCAGGTTCTGTATACAGCCGTGAAGAATTAACGGCATTAGCTGAAGTTTTAGCTAAACACCCAAATATCTACGTAGTAGCTGACGAAATCTACGAGCACATCAATTTCTCTGGAACTTTTTGCAGTATTGCATCTGTACCAGGAATGTTCGACAAAACCATCACCGTAAACGGAGTTGCTAAAGCTTTCGCCATGACAGGATACCGTATTGGATACATCGGAGCACCTGAATTTATCGCTAAGGCGTGTACTAAAATTCAAGGTCAAGTAACCTCAGGAGCTAATTCTATCGCTCAACGCGCTACTATTACTGCTGTAGATGCTGATCCATCAGTATTAAACCATATGGTACAAGCTTTCCATTCTCGTAGAGATTTAGTAGTTGGACTATTAAAAGAAATCCCAGGAATCAAAATCAACGTTCCAGAAGGTGCTTTCTACGTATTCCCAGACGTTTCTTCTTTCTTCGGAAAAACATTAAAAGGAACTGAAATCAAAGATGCAATGGATTTATCAATGTACCTTTTGGCCGAAGCTAATGTAGCAACAGTAACAGGAGATGCCTTTGGAAACCCAGATTGTATCCGTTTCTCTTATGCAACTAGCGATGATATTTTAAAAGAAGCTTTAAAAAGAATCAAAGACGCTTTGGCAGGATAG
- a CDS encoding IS982 family transposase has protein sequence MLCKDKIISIFCLIDDILQGIQHVEDVRRQVSDSEIILTAIVSSTSFYGNHCSAIKFMKQYGFIPNMLDKSRFNRRLHKVGKLLYELFEIVSSYFKDFCCEMHYIIDSFPVSVCNNMRITNCKIVSGNKWRGYTASMRSYFYGVKVQLLTTKDGIPIAFHFTPGKTGDAKALGKMIDKLHVEASLYGDSAYTDYGLEDIALNKKCILLKIQRKSNAKRIDTLEQKNEKLKMRKRVETTISDIKKMFPRTIHAVTLEGFLIKLTLFVFGLQLNKAIN, from the coding sequence ATGCTTTGTAAAGACAAAATTATATCAATTTTTTGTTTAATAGATGATATTTTACAAGGAATTCAACATGTTGAAGATGTAAGAAGACAAGTTAGTGATAGCGAAATTATCTTGACTGCAATAGTTTCTTCAACGAGTTTTTATGGTAATCATTGCTCTGCTATAAAATTTATGAAACAATATGGATTCATCCCTAATATGCTTGATAAGAGTAGATTCAATAGACGTTTACATAAAGTTGGAAAACTTTTATACGAGTTATTTGAGATAGTAAGTTCTTATTTTAAAGATTTCTGTTGTGAAATGCATTATATCATTGATTCTTTTCCTGTTTCAGTTTGCAACAATATGAGGATTACAAATTGTAAGATTGTTTCAGGTAATAAATGGAGAGGCTATACTGCCAGTATGCGAAGTTATTTTTATGGAGTAAAAGTACAATTACTCACCACAAAGGATGGGATTCCAATAGCTTTTCATTTCACGCCAGGAAAAACTGGCGATGCAAAAGCTTTAGGGAAAATGATTGATAAATTACATGTAGAAGCTTCATTATATGGTGATAGTGCCTATACAGATTACGGACTAGAAGACATTGCATTAAATAAAAAATGCATCTTATTAAAAATTCAACGTAAGTCAAATGCTAAAAGAATTGATACGCTAGAACAAAAAAACGAAAAACTCAAGATGAGGAAAAGAGTAGAAACAACAATAAGTGATATAAAGAAAATGTTTCCAAGAACAATTCATGCTGTTACATTAGAAGGTTTTTTAATAAAACTAACACTATTTGTCTTTGGACTACAATTAAATAAGGCTATTAACTAG
- a CDS encoding U32 family peptidase, translating into MKKKIEILAPAKDLIHGMAAINAGADAVYVGAPKFGARSNATNSIEDVAALVKYAHLFHAQVFVVINTILYDNELETCRQMIWQLYEIGVDALIVQDMAVMEMDLPPIVLHASTQANNRDPHKIKFLKDAGMKRVVLARELNLHQIKEIADTADVELEFFVTGALCVSFSGNCYMSVANGERSANRGSCAQNCRLPYNLIDGNGDTLIKNSHLLSIKDLDVSDQLPSLIEAGVCSFKIEGRLKDVVYVKNNVSYLRQKLDAFLENEGSSKYAKASSGKCTYTFDSALNKSFNRGYTDYFVNERHQSIGSWESPKSKGQYIGKLIKTTANAYEIENGHLLNNGDGLCYINENNEAEGIYVNKAENGLVYPNVLKEIKPDTFIYRNNDAAFIKIVEREDSAVRKISTSLLLTENENGFELIATDEDGYVSTVTLVHPKEGTKNNESIEDNFKTNLAKTGFTPYSADEINIMFSENWFLPISKINEMRRTVYEQLSEIRLANYKREEHQLVKTSHPYPETKLDFMYNVSNKMARKFYERHGVTEIEKAFELQWDPGKSRVMTTKYCIKYELERCPKYHRENMDKKVKEPLVLKQGELEYKLKFNCKPCEMEIWEKDAEFEIEEDHFH; encoded by the coding sequence ATGAAGAAGAAAATAGAGATACTAGCTCCTGCCAAAGATTTAATTCATGGAATGGCAGCCATCAACGCAGGTGCCGATGCGGTTTATGTAGGTGCACCCAAATTTGGAGCTCGTTCCAATGCTACCAATTCTATCGAAGATGTAGCGGCTTTGGTCAAATATGCCCATTTATTTCACGCCCAAGTTTTTGTGGTAATCAACACCATTCTGTACGATAACGAACTCGAAACTTGCCGTCAAATGATTTGGCAACTCTATGAAATTGGGGTTGACGCCTTAATCGTTCAGGATATGGCGGTAATGGAAATGGACTTACCTCCTATCGTCCTACATGCCAGTACTCAGGCCAACAACCGAGACCCTCACAAAATAAAATTCCTTAAAGATGCTGGAATGAAACGTGTGGTTTTAGCACGTGAATTAAACCTTCATCAAATAAAAGAAATTGCAGATACTGCTGATGTAGAACTTGAATTTTTTGTAACTGGTGCCTTATGCGTTTCTTTTAGTGGAAACTGTTATATGAGTGTGGCTAATGGAGAACGTTCTGCAAATCGCGGTTCTTGTGCGCAAAACTGTCGTTTGCCTTACAATTTAATTGATGGTAATGGCGATACTTTAATCAAAAACTCACATTTACTTTCGATAAAGGATTTAGACGTTTCAGACCAACTTCCAAGTTTGATTGAAGCCGGAGTTTGCTCTTTCAAAATTGAAGGTAGATTGAAAGATGTTGTCTATGTAAAAAATAATGTTTCTTACTTACGTCAAAAGTTAGATGCTTTCCTAGAAAATGAAGGAAGTTCTAAATATGCCAAAGCTTCTTCGGGTAAATGTACTTATACTTTTGATTCGGCTTTGAACAAAAGTTTTAACCGCGGTTATACCGATTATTTTGTGAACGAAAGACACCAATCTATCGGTTCATGGGAAAGTCCAAAATCCAAAGGACAATACATTGGAAAACTAATCAAGACAACCGCTAACGCCTACGAAATTGAAAACGGTCACTTATTAAATAATGGTGATGGACTTTGCTACATCAATGAAAATAATGAAGCCGAAGGAATCTATGTCAACAAAGCCGAAAACGGACTGGTTTATCCAAATGTACTCAAAGAAATAAAGCCTGACACCTTTATTTATCGTAACAATGACGCCGCTTTTATCAAAATAGTGGAACGTGAAGACAGTGCGGTACGAAAAATAAGCACTAGCTTATTATTGACGGAAAACGAAAATGGTTTTGAATTGATTGCTACAGATGAAGATGGTTATGTAAGTACAGTTACATTGGTTCACCCAAAAGAAGGTACTAAAAACAACGAATCTATCGAGGACAATTTCAAAACTAATCTTGCTAAAACAGGATTCACTCCTTATAGCGCTGACGAAATCAACATCATGTTCTCGGAAAACTGGTTTTTACCGATTTCTAAAATCAACGAAATGCGTAGAACGGTTTACGAACAATTATCTGAAATACGCTTGGCTAATTACAAACGTGAAGAGCATCAATTAGTAAAAACATCGCATCCTTATCCGGAAACCAAATTGGATTTCATGTACAACGTTTCGAACAAAATGGCTCGTAAATTCTACGAACGCCACGGTGTTACAGAAATCGAAAAAGCATTCGAATTGCAATGGGATCCAGGAAAATCTCGTGTGATGACGACCAAATATTGCATCAAATACGAATTAGAAAGATGCCCAAAATACCATCGTGAAAACATGGACAAAAAAGTCAAGGAACCCTTAGTCCTAAAACAAGGAGAATTAGAATACAAACTCAAATTCAACTGTAAACCTTGTGAAATGGAAATTTGGGAAAAAGATGCCGAATTTGAAATTGAAGAAGATCATTTTCATTAA